A genomic segment from Eulemur rufifrons isolate Redbay chromosome 19, OSU_ERuf_1, whole genome shotgun sequence encodes:
- the LOC138399598 gene encoding sulfotransferase 1C4 isoform X2, translating into MTLNKMEDLKFDATERLSFDYVQGILQPTPTCDTWDQIWNFQAKPDDLLICTYPKAGTTWTQEIVDLIQNDGDVENSKRAPIYVRFPFIEWIIPSIGSVCWGSWYDHVKGWWEAKDQHRILYLFYEEMKKNPKHEIQKLAEFTGKKLDDKVLEKIVHHTSFDVMKQNPMANYSTIPTEIMNHSISPFMRKGAVGDWKKHFTVAQNERFDEDYKMNMADTSLTFHFQL; encoded by the exons ATGACCTTAAACAAGATGGAGGATTTGAAATTTGATGCAACAGAGCGCCTCAGTTTTGACTACGTGCAGGGAATTCTTCAACCCACACCCACCTGTGACACCTGGGATCAGATCTGGAATTTTCAAGCCAAGCCTGATGACCTGCTTATTTGCACCTATCCTAAAGCAG GAACAACATGGACTCAGGAGATAGTGGACTTAATACAAAATGATGGTGATGTTGAGAACAGTAAACGAGCACCTATTTATGTACGATTTCCTTTCATCGAATGGATAATCCCATCCATAGGATCTG TGTGCTGGGGCTCTTGGTATGACCATGTGAAAGGATGGTGGGAAGCCAAAGACCAGCACCGCATTCTCTACCTCTTCTATGAGGAAATGAAGAAG AACCCAAAGCATGAAATTCAGAAGCTGGCAGAGTTTACTGGAAAGAAACTAGATGACAAAGTTCTAGAAAAAATTGTCCATCACACTTCATTTGATGTTATGAAGCAGAATCCAATGGCAAACTATTCTACAATTCCTACTGAAATCATGAACCACTCAATTTCTCCATTCATGAGAAAag GAGCAGTGGGAGATTGGAAGAAACACTTCACTGTGGCTCAGAATGAGAGATTTGATGAGGACTACAAGATGAACATGGCTGACACCAGTCTAACTTTCCACTTCCAACtctag
- the LOC138399598 gene encoding sulfotransferase 1C4 isoform X1: MTLNKMEDLKFDATERLSFDYVQGILQPTPTCDTWDQIWNFQAKPDDLLICTYPKAGTTWTQEIVDLIQNDGDVENSKRAPIYVRFPFIEWIIPSIGSGLEQANEMPSPRTLKTHLPIHLVPPSFLEKNCKIIYVARNPKDNMVSYYHFQRMNKALPDPGTWEEYFETFLAGKVCWGSWYDHVKGWWEAKDQHRILYLFYEEMKKNPKHEIQKLAEFTGKKLDDKVLEKIVHHTSFDVMKQNPMANYSTIPTEIMNHSISPFMRKGAVGDWKKHFTVAQNERFDEDYKMNMADTSLTFHFQL, translated from the exons ATGACCTTAAACAAGATGGAGGATTTGAAATTTGATGCAACAGAGCGCCTCAGTTTTGACTACGTGCAGGGAATTCTTCAACCCACACCCACCTGTGACACCTGGGATCAGATCTGGAATTTTCAAGCCAAGCCTGATGACCTGCTTATTTGCACCTATCCTAAAGCAG GAACAACATGGACTCAGGAGATAGTGGACTTAATACAAAATGATGGTGATGTTGAGAACAGTAAACGAGCACCTATTTATGTACGATTTCCTTTCATCGAATGGATAATCCCATCCATAGGATCTG GTTTGGAACAAGCTAATGAAATGCCCTCACCACGGACCCTGAAAACACATCTTCCCATCCACTTGGTCCCGCCATCCTTCCTAGAGAAAAACTgtaag ATAATCTATGTAGCAAGAAATCCCAAGGACAATATGGTGTCCTATTACCATTTCCAAAGAATGAATAAAGCACTTCCTGATCCAGGAACATGGGAAGAGTATTTTGAGACTTTTCTGGCTGGGAAAG TGTGCTGGGGCTCTTGGTATGACCATGTGAAAGGATGGTGGGAAGCCAAAGACCAGCACCGCATTCTCTACCTCTTCTATGAGGAAATGAAGAAG AACCCAAAGCATGAAATTCAGAAGCTGGCAGAGTTTACTGGAAAGAAACTAGATGACAAAGTTCTAGAAAAAATTGTCCATCACACTTCATTTGATGTTATGAAGCAGAATCCAATGGCAAACTATTCTACAATTCCTACTGAAATCATGAACCACTCAATTTCTCCATTCATGAGAAAag GAGCAGTGGGAGATTGGAAGAAACACTTCACTGTGGCTCAGAATGAGAGATTTGATGAGGACTACAAGATGAACATGGCTGACACCAGTCTAACTTTCCACTTCCAACtctag